In Notamacropus eugenii isolate mMacEug1 chromosome 1, mMacEug1.pri_v2, whole genome shotgun sequence, one genomic interval encodes:
- the RNF166 gene encoding E3 ubiquitin-protein ligase RNF166 isoform X2: protein MAMFRSLVASAQQRQHPPAGAPASAPQPPAGPGAGGESSLEAQYSCPICLEVYHRPVAIGSCGHTFCGECLQPCLQVPSPLCPLCRMPFDPKKVDKASNVEKQLSSYKAPCRGCSKKVTLAKMRSHISSCMKVQEQMANCPKFVPVVPTSQPIPSNIPNRSTFVCPYCGARNLDQQELVKHCMENHRNDPNRVVCPICSAMPWGDPSYKSANFLQHLLHRHKFSYDTFVDYNIDEEAAFQAALALSLSEN, encoded by the exons ATGGCGATGTTCCGCAGCCTGGTGGCCTCGGCGCAGCAGCGGCAGCACCCCCCGGCCGGAGCCCCCGCCAGCGCCCCGCAGCCCCCGGCCGGGCCCGGCGCCGGCGGCGAGAGCAGCCTGGAGGCCCAGTACAGCTGCCCCATCTGTCTGGAGGTCTACCACCGGCCCGTGGCCATCGGCAGCTGCGGACACAC ATTCTGTGGAGAGTGTTTGCAGCCATGTCTCCAGGTGCCATCTCCACTCTGCCCACTCTGCCGaatgccctttgacccaaagaAAGTGGACAAAGCCTCCAATGTGGAAAAGCAGCTGTCATCCTACAAGGCTCCATGCCGGGGCTGCAGCAAGAAG GTGACTCTTGCAAAGATGAGGTCACACATTTCTTCCTGCATGAAGGTCCAGGAGCAGATGGCCAACTGTCCCAAGTTTGTCCCAGTAGTGCCAACATCCCAGCCCATTCCCAG CAATATCCCAAACAGATCCACCTTTGTGTGTCCATACTGTGGAGCCCGCAATCTGGACCAGCAGGAGTTGGTAAAGCACTGCATGGAGAATCACCGAAATGACCCCAACCGAGTG GTCTGCCCCATCTGTTCAGCCATGCCCTGGGGCGATCCCAGCTACAAGAGCGCCAACTTCTTGCAGCACCTCCTCCATCGACACAAATTCTCCTATGACACCTTTGTG GACTACAACATTGATGAAGAAGCTGCATTTCAGGCTGCGCTGGCGCTGTCCCTCTCTGAGAACTGA
- the RNF166 gene encoding E3 ubiquitin-protein ligase RNF166 isoform X1, producing MAMFRSLVASAQQRQHPPAGAPASAPQPPAGPGAGGESSLEAQYSCPICLEVYHRPVAIGSCGHTEVLSNISTTFLYRIGFGAEEARFCGECLQPCLQVPSPLCPLCRMPFDPKKVDKASNVEKQLSSYKAPCRGCSKKVTLAKMRSHISSCMKVQEQMANCPKFVPVVPTSQPIPSNIPNRSTFVCPYCGARNLDQQELVKHCMENHRNDPNRVVCPICSAMPWGDPSYKSANFLQHLLHRHKFSYDTFVDYNIDEEAAFQAALALSLSEN from the exons ATGGCGATGTTCCGCAGCCTGGTGGCCTCGGCGCAGCAGCGGCAGCACCCCCCGGCCGGAGCCCCCGCCAGCGCCCCGCAGCCCCCGGCCGGGCCCGGCGCCGGCGGCGAGAGCAGCCTGGAGGCCCAGTACAGCTGCCCCATCTGTCTGGAGGTCTACCACCGGCCCGTGGCCATCGGCAGCTGCGGACACAC agaagTACTGTCCAATATTTCTACAACTTTCCTGTATAGAATTGGTTTTGGAGCAGAAGAGGCCAG ATTCTGTGGAGAGTGTTTGCAGCCATGTCTCCAGGTGCCATCTCCACTCTGCCCACTCTGCCGaatgccctttgacccaaagaAAGTGGACAAAGCCTCCAATGTGGAAAAGCAGCTGTCATCCTACAAGGCTCCATGCCGGGGCTGCAGCAAGAAG GTGACTCTTGCAAAGATGAGGTCACACATTTCTTCCTGCATGAAGGTCCAGGAGCAGATGGCCAACTGTCCCAAGTTTGTCCCAGTAGTGCCAACATCCCAGCCCATTCCCAG CAATATCCCAAACAGATCCACCTTTGTGTGTCCATACTGTGGAGCCCGCAATCTGGACCAGCAGGAGTTGGTAAAGCACTGCATGGAGAATCACCGAAATGACCCCAACCGAGTG GTCTGCCCCATCTGTTCAGCCATGCCCTGGGGCGATCCCAGCTACAAGAGCGCCAACTTCTTGCAGCACCTCCTCCATCGACACAAATTCTCCTATGACACCTTTGTG GACTACAACATTGATGAAGAAGCTGCATTTCAGGCTGCGCTGGCGCTGTCCCTCTCTGAGAACTGA